In Amblyomma americanum isolate KBUSLIRL-KWMA chromosome 8, ASM5285725v1, whole genome shotgun sequence, the DNA window ATTAGATTAGAAGTGAGCAGCTGAAATAGAGAATTAAAGAAtcggagaaacaaaaaaaaagtgttcattTCAGATAAGGAGAGTTCAGCAGCTATTTGTGTACGCACAGCAGCAGCGCTGGGGTGCTGTCGTTTTAATCGGCGCACACCTGGGTGAATTTGGCGCTCCCAGAGTAAGGTGCTAAATGGTGTACTATTTTCTTGGAGATATTTTTTTATTGAATATAAGAGTTTTTTGCTTAACACGCACTAGACAAAAGCGTGCAACATATATCGCAGTCGCTCGCGTGGCTTTGGGcggtgcgaaaaaaaaatcttttcagtCACTGGAGCTATGTCCCGATGTCGTACTGTTCTGCCGAAAAAAGTTAAACTTCAGTTATATAACGCATTATTTGCCCCGCACATGAGCTACTGCAGTTTGgtgtgggcaagcaccacaaGAGCAAACATTGAGAAGATAATAGCTGTGCGAAAAAAGGTACATTAGCTACATAGCTAATATTGATCGTCACTCTACGACAAGACATCCCtttgcaaaatacaatattattaGTTTTGACAATCACCATTACACCACTTGCTAtatgttttctatttttctcagctTGACGGCCAGAGTTTCCTTCTttcgatggcattgctgcaaccttaagctactccttctttaactcgaatttccgaaccctggctagtcccatactttcgcactcagtacaaattgcaatcattaaaacacCATCTACCGGTCTTAATCAATATACACAAATAGGTAgccttcaaatccccaaaagagctacAAGTACACTTTTCTCAGTTGGAATTGATAAGAATTCATTGTTGTGGTAAATCttgcagcaggtctgtattttctgatgTCTTCTACTACACAGTGCTGTAATTGATGTTACCGTCATAAGGTAAGTGAACTCAGAACATAAACCACTTTGACACGCCAGAGAATTAGTAAACCATGCTATACGCTATCAAGGAAAATAAATATGCGCAGGCTAAATGTGAGAAATGTTTTTTTAGAGTAGAACACTATTAGAGGCAGTAGCCTGTGCTGTTTGTTGTTATTATTGCTACTTAATAGTTCGCGATCGTTCGAATATTCGAAGGTGGCATCGTTCGAAGGTGGCATTGAGTTCTCCCATATAGCTGCAACCTACTGAGCATATTTACTTTTACGCAATGGCGTACAGGTTCCCATAAATGTTTTCGGAAAGTGGaaattacgaagaaaaaaaacttcaatgCTAGAAAGTGTGAGGATTCCTCTACGAACTGAAGTGCGCACTTTGTAACTCCCTGCTCGGCGTGCACAATGCACCCTTCAATTCTCTATCCAGCCTCCAGGAAGCGAGAAAATtcagcttttcgtgcagtttcgGTTTTCCGAAAACTTTTGTTGGCACCTGTATTCCTTATGCTGCTTTCTACAGCGTGAGGAAATGAGTgcgagcaataaaaaaaattggcggtggtttagctttggttaaaccaggagtgacgcgatagctacagctggccgagtggaacttggtcacgtgacgaaccacgtgatcagccacggcgccgcgccgccggcagctgctccgcaccacgtgaccaaccacgtgacagcgtggcggcgcagccacagggtggcggcgccgccacgctgaaggctcgaaatgctaccgtaatgcttagctatcgctacaaaaccgaGAAATCGCATGCGCAAACGTCGGCCATCCTCGTAGACACGTATGGTTGGCCCCAACAACCTTCCCTAGCGTACTTTCGAAAGCGACTGATaggcggctttcagtggcgcccCTATATGTTGCGTGCGGTGCGtatatagtcggatgcaactcaagtccgcaagctccgcccacattcgggACCGCCGCATAGAATTCTTTGACGACAAAAAGGTAGctcgttgttaaaacttttcttgttacttaAATAAAAACTAATCGCAAGAATAAAATTATAACCTCTAGAATTTTggtacctggcttgtttaatacccctgtcacaaggcattcctctaaggcctttccagcaaaggcaccatttttcaccaaaggagcgaaagcttaaaggagcagcgacgcagctacatggtgcagcccaaaggttaaactgtcgttcaggcttagcacccgctgtgGTGCTCGAGGCACTGAAGTGAGtgctttaaaattaaagtggggtattctgttcattcgttgagttcagacaattttttttattctaactgGTTCATTGAAAGAACTGCGACAgctgctctcatcagcagcagcagcaggttttgtgtattgccttggccaccaggggcacccGGTGTTGCTGCAAAACTTTCACTGTGTTGAAATCTTGGCAAAAATATAgacacccgtacaaaaagcaaagccagacacacatTCCATATTTTAAAAAGATGTTATCGAACATTGGTGGCTGcatatttttttcattgcttttacttttagACATTgggtggcactgcgatcgcaggttctcgaagtccgcgcctttgggctccaaaggtctctgacgggcgcctccgcctccaaggcccttagcggcataggcgcaacatttgtgccgtgtagctgcactccttacgcctttggatatatacgcctttggatataaggacctgattctcaaaggcctttgcgatgcccgtgtgacaggggtataatgtAGTCAAGCGTTAAAAAGCACAATGCCTTTATTGTTGTAAGCATCCAGCGGAGTAATGCAGGACGCAGCGGACCGTCACCCagggttaccaactgctgtttctttAAACTTCTATCATACAGGTTCTGCATGGCTTTCATAAACACATTTGCGGCAATGGGCCCAGGAATGACAAGCTTAAGGCATCATGTCTATTCTCGTTTCGAATGAGTATGCCGTGCGGGTCCATGAGCTTTGTATCGCCCATCATTGGGCTACGGCGGCGTTCCCTCGCTCCTTAAGGGCGTCCTGCAGCCTCTCCGCAGCGTCTTCTCCTCCAAACTTGAGCAGCACGGTCAGCGCCGTCTCCAAGGCGCCCTTTGTGCCAATAGTGATGCCCAAGTCCGCAAGCACCTGCATCAGTGCAAATTGCACAGGAAAACCACAAAATGATTATGTGGGACAGTAGAGGGTTCTGAAGGATGTAAACAGCGCGGTAAATGTATCGCAAGTAAAGTGGACGCTGCGCCGCAGAAGAACGGAAGAACGGGTAAAATGAGTGAAATGGGGTATGAACAAGAATGTAGAGATTAAAGGGGTACAGATAAAAAGTTTTAGGGTATCAATTTTTTTGCCTCGAGAAAGCACTTTGCGCCAATAAATTATGCAAATGGGCTCAAAACACCGCAGTGCATCATTAATAATTCATTACAGACGATTTTGCAGCTGCAGTTTCGGTCTCcgtcggcgccagcgctgaaatGTACCTTGACATGGCAGTCGACCGGCAAACCTGGACTACCACATTCCTGATGACGTCAGCGCCAacggcaagcactggttgttcctgaGAACAACCACTGGGCTCGGTGACGTCAAAATAATTGGTGAAAATGCCCCTTCCTTGGCATCACTCGACATGGGTGGAAGTTCCGAGTGGCTCCTCGGAAACATTCAAAATTGTATTAAATTGTGTTTCACTCAATGCCTGCGCCTGAAACTCGCTAGAAGGAATCTCTTAACGCCCATAAACTAAGCCATATCGTTTGTTTGTATTGGAAATTTTGTGCCTGTACCCGCTTAAGATTAACGTATGAGAAGTAAAACCCACATGTGCTATAGGGTCTGTGGTGTCGCCGCTGACCAAGTGTTCCTGCGCGCTGCATACTCAGCCGTGGGATTTATGAGGAATTATATCTGCGGCGTTTTAATAGTGTTTTAGCATAACGCGATCAAAGATTAGCTACCGCGGGAAGCTATCCGCGCATGCGCGTTTCCTAGAGGCACCAAGTGGGCACGCACAGATGGCCCTGAAGAGTGAGCTGCAATCATAAAGCTGCCCCTGTGCAGACGCAGCTAAGTCCTCGTGTAAGCGGATCACTGTAGGGCAACAAAAGTACCtagttttagcatagcgcgttcCGTGTTCCACTAAAGCGATACGCATATGTATGCGTGGACCTAGCTGCGCCTGCACAGTCGCATGCAGGTGTCGCATGCGCAGGAACACTGGTATCCAgaagtgttcctgtatatgctcccgcaagGAGCAAGGTTGCACGAAAGTCTGCCATTTTGTTCAGAGCTCTGCGCGAAAGCCGctcctcttcctctcttctttaacttcctcctgtatccctttccttacggcgcggttcgggtgtccaccgggatatgtgagacagttgctgagtcattttcctttcctcaaaaccaattcatTCAATTCATCCGTCTGGCAGGAGCCACATGAGAAGGCAGTTCGGAGACACCCTTCCTCCTCCTGTTGGTGGCTATACAATACCCCTTCAGTGCCCATTGCGGGACTCTGGATAACACAGCAGACTGTGCTCAAGATGGGAGCCGCTGGCCCCctccgaggtggtcgaaattattccggagcccaccactgcgggcacctcttgctttctttgttctttcactccctcctttattccttcccttacggcgtggttcgggtgtccaccgagataagtgagacagttgctgcgtcatttcctttcctcaaaaccaattcatTCAATTCATCTGTCTGGCAGGAGCCACATGAGAAGGCAGTTCGGAGGCACCCTTCCTCCTCCTGTTGGTGGCTATACAATACCCCTTCAGTGCCCATTGCGGGACTCTGGATAACACAGCAGACTgcgctcaagatgggagcggctggcCCCCTCCTGACACGAATTGGAACATTTGACGTCAGCGGTATCACGTGATCGCTACTCCGCGAATAGTGTGACGAGCAGCGTggagtcgcgcaactctgctccttGTGGGAGCATATTAGGAACACAGGTATCCAGGAAATCTGGGCATTCCATTCAAAGCTTAGCGCGCGTCGGATTAGACTATTTTTCGCGGCAGCGCATCAACTGAAAAGAAAGCCTTTGAACGCGAATAACCGGAGTGTTCTTAATGCGTACGGGGGCCTCAAGCGGTTGGTGTCACAAAGGCGCGCAGGATTCCATTTTACTTGTAGGCAGTGAAGCGAACTGACCTTCTGGGCCGTGATCTGGCAGTTGGCCGTCAGAGTTTTGTAGTCGGGGGGACTGGCACCTTCCTCGGATGCTACTTCCTTCACTTGCTCGATGGTCAGCTGGTACGTGCCACACTCAACCTGTGTGTAGTAAAAAAGATTGAACAGTACGTTCCAGAAAGGAATGCTGAAGAAACAGCCCTGCAGCAAAGCTTGTCAAGTCACTTTATAATTACCGCAGAAACATTTACTGGgcagcggtgtttttttttcggtaaatTTTGCCACTTCTAGCTGTCCATTCAGACTCATAATCCCCCGACAGATCTCAAGGCTACGGAGACTGAGGGAAGTAGCTgtattcggatacaactcaagaacatagtggcttttccccgtcaaaggaccaccttacagccaatggcgtcggccgattttcatgacccGGCTCGTGTGACAAAGCAAGGACTGGTAGATGAAAGTAAATAATCCTTTCTCTCTATAATCAGGGATGAACCCCTCACTCCATTGTGGCGCCGATCTCtgctttgtcacgctagcaggggcATGAGATTTgtccgacgccattggctggaagcgggtCCCTTGGCTGGGAAAAGCCACTGCGTTCCTGAGTTGTAGCAGACTATATGAAAATCAATGCACGGATGAGTAAGCTGTAGACAAAGGAAGAGCAGACATTCGTCAAATATGCTGTGATTTCCGTACACCCGTATTTTGGGCTTTTCTATCTCTGCTCGCCCTTGTCTCTCCGCACAAGTAAGCGATGCCCATTTTCGTTGCTTGCAgaccttataaaaatggtctatagacagtcttatAGACTTGTTATAGACTTTATTGCCTTGCTAGagacatttatttttgtctattcatagcctgtaaatagtctatagacaagtatactaaaagtgtatggccataaatgcatagattgcctatagactgttctttaggatttgtctatagaacgTCTGTAGAcactatagacagaagtctatggacagcctatagactgcctaaaaattttgtaagggaGTAGAGAATGAAGTGAATAAGCGCTTTCTCTACAGCGTATAAAGGCCTTCCATTGCAACTGCACTTCTTGATTCACTCGTTTATTCCAATAAACAACTGAATCACGAAGTCGTGGTACGCTGGTTTAATGCAAAAGTCTCTATAAGTTAGACATCTACGAACGCTTAATCGGTAGTTGGTCCAGTGCTTAGGGGTAACTCCCAAtgcggagtagatttgtaataagggagtgatgactcattgacatccaccaaAGCGTAGCCGTACGGCTAAGGAAAGCTCGGAGCTTCTGTAGAAACTTCGTTGTTTAAATTTTTCGCATTGGTctggggttcgaaaccgggagcACTGCCctaccggagcagtcgctctaccaactgtgtTATCCAGGAAGGCTATAACATTAGGTAGGGCCACCACGAATTGATCCAGTGAATTGAtcgaagtgggaacggtgttggTCCAGTGTTCAGGGGAATCccctaaggtggagtagatttttaaTCAGAGATAAAACACGCATTAACATTCAACcaggtggctaagtggttacggcgctcggctgctgacccgaaagacgcgggttcgatcccggccgcggcagtcgaatttcgatggaagcgaaattctagaggcccgtgtgctctgcgaggtcagtgcacgttaaagaaccccaacgtggttgaaatttccggagcccttcactacggcgtccctcatagcctgagtcgctttgggacgttaaatcccccataaaccataaaccataaacatgcGGTCAACTATATCTCTGTGCAGAGGATTATCGCAGGAGTTTTTGTTTGCGGCGTACAACAGTGCCAGCGCCAGTGCTGTTGATTAcggaaaaaaagatgccgccacaatctggaagacgaagtaacgagcattagctggcgccatcttggattaatTAATGATGCAATCAATTAATTaccattattggccgacatcttgggTTTATAAGTACGTGACAtcgccaatcaatcaccaattcggtatactaatgacgtcaccaataaatcaccaaatgggttgctatatcgatttactatgggggccgccatcttgaattcctctaccttggaaaatttcacgccgaaaggGAGGAATGGGATACTAACCATTGTGCCGGGCTGCTGCAGACCCTCCTCGTAGCTCATCTCGCGCACCTTGACCTCGCACTTGCCCTCTTCCTCGATGCCTTCGACCCGCAGGGCGCAGTCACTCTGCTCCCAGAGGAAGATGATGGCCCAGTGCTGGATCCAGCTGGGCAGCTTCACGCCGGAGTGGTCCAGCTCCTGTGCGACATGGCTCGCCTGGAGCGGGGTCATGTGCAGGTTCACCTGGCAGAGGTCGTTGCCCTCGGACGTCATGTCTTCTCCAATTTGAGCCTTTGACCTGCGATACATGAAATTACACCGGTCCGAACTTTCAGTTTGGGCTGCAAGCGTCCATCTTCTGGAAAGGAGACGATtttttggctagttggttcataatactggaacgaaacagcgcaaaaacacgggactacagaaagaaagaacacaGACACATCTCTGTGCCTCTGTTCTGTATTTCTGTAGTCCcgtgtttttgcgctgttttgttccagttcaCCTTCAGTCTTGACAGCGTTCACATCCTTCAGTTTTTCGATGGACGAGAAATGCAAACGCGGACCTCCTGTTTTTTGAGTGCTCATTAGGAAATCCAAGGCGGTAAAGAGCCCCCATTGTTGCAGTGATCAATCGATCGATCcgatcgatcgatcagtcaatcaatcaatcagtaagtaagtcagtcagtcagtcatcgATCGATCGATAGGTCAATGTTTATTTCCAGGACTGGGATCAAAGATTAACAGTACTAAACAGAAATGATAAGGAATATtataaaaattcaggggggggggggggcacactttgttgacctaaagtgcggtgaggcgaaagcctttagcgtggtgttgtcACTGTCATGTGGTTAATGTGTTTATTAAGTAAACAATTGTTTTacgaatcttaaatgctggagacactggagggcgtttgggaggcatccgtctgattcgacgcctttctgcaaacactctccagcgtcc includes these proteins:
- the LOC144100145 gene encoding uncharacterized protein LOC144100145; translated protein: MTSEGNDLCQVNLHMTPLQASHVAQELDHSGVKLPSWIQHWAIIFLWEQSDCALRVEGIEEEGKCEVKVREMSYEEGLQQPGTMVECGTYQLTIEQVKEVASEEGASPPDYKTLTANCQITAQKVLADLGITIGTKGALETALTVLLKFGGEDAAERLQDALKERGNAAVAQ